The Coccinella septempunctata chromosome X, icCocSept1.1, whole genome shotgun sequence nucleotide sequence gtgttcgatttctgaaaaaaattttttcacaggtatccttcaaaaattgtgttaattaaggaaatgaaaatcaatttggcaaccgaaaaaaaaaatcacgaacattgcaggttttccgccattttgtaatttttttttcggtgctctacaccatttctgaatgaagcatccaaaaatactacgatatgacaagaaaccattacttccagtcttatacataaccgaccacactcaatataataacgctcgaaaatgacattaaacaccgtgtatctcccttatgcttcgaaaacgggaaatatttcataagaaaaaaatgattctcccgatgttctctacacgtcatatgagtttgtccagtttatgatgaaacaccctgtatagaagcaacttttcttcagggccttgtgttcgccttttcatttcctccaacagattctcctcgtagttgactggcagaaatgcttctttcagttggttgctaaaatccttcCAGTCCTCGAAattacctctcctgggaatgaaccaatcccccgcatcctttcgtagtgattcatacactgattcacaaacttgttccagggataagaataagaataagtttATTACATCTCCTCAGACAAACAACCTTTGTATGGGACAGGTCATACAGTTTTACAATAACAATTAACTTATATAAAATTAGAACAGCTATTGAACTTATGTAAAATTAGAAAATTGATTATATTTACAATCCAAAAATTCCCTAAGACTATAAAAGCAGTTGATCAACAGAAACTTCTTAACTTCCtttttgaaaacattataaGGTAAGGTctttgttaaaaattgagcgaagccctcctccgacctctctctagtatacgctcctgaccagctccggtggccgcgtatggtaccccgattcggcggtgcgctggttgaacgacgcagcggccccactttcagtgtttttcaggagtgaaaaaccacacatttacacaattttcttaagattctctttgttagctccgttgaattaacttcgcgctgctatcaatgtgattttgtaacacctcattttaagttcacctcttttagttgttctcaattttcaagtcttctcgcacaatcctggtgctaaattgttcatctcataaggtaaagtactctcagactgctcaaaattataaattacaccattttcatgaccatttcactctgaagaaattaagtccacgtgcaagagattcagaatctagaaatagattccgaatccttgcgagcactgctcaattgaaatgtctactcaactcaactcgaaccattgtcgtctcagacctatatattttattatatttcataatttatatagatattcagtcttctctagatcttctcacatgaaaatgggtatgtagcaccaggattgaaacttctcaagttcatctccataaaattgataACTGATTTCCTGTCTTCTCGTAACactctttattattagaatcagttttatcatttttataacaactcgtatgatcacctcgttatacataggactaattcatggtgttgagtttcagatgaatgaatcctcatattctccagggtggaccctggatgtagctgtttttctcagaacaggatatgaacacctcaagtttcgttaagcgatcagtgataatgctcgatacacctcgacctaggctccaccctggaacgtctgctcgaacactcatgtctactcacttggtatggtctactctttataatatgtactctcattgtttctcttctatattcattcatcggactcaacatgcatgttagttttctcagccttcagcacatctcaaaatctacgattagagatttattcaacccagtactctcatgacttctcttaatttatcaactgtttcttttatttttctgatgaacgttctaatcgtgcttacttgtaagcagttcgtctctgtaaatgctgaattcattgataaatttttgcactcttcaagatcatctcaatgtatatgaattatactatgttcttctcatattaattatgattgtccttttcatttaattaattattatcgaacttctcatttaattagaatttattgcccttttcatattatttttaatattctagtgcttctcaaattcattaattctgtgcttctcatttaacttgtgctactcttgttatgctcatacttacattaaaattattgatcaactcaaatttaatgtatcgatttctcgttgatgatcagacttagacattgcagtttcacctcgggcctatttctctgtactctcgcgtcttctctttaaaattcagtattctaaccttcgcgttttctgatagaaaaaggaggctctcgcaatcaattttcaattgattgccctatcactgtgtaaccgttgtgttgatattggatttattgaactcctcaacgtctaagtctgacatccaGTGACTTCTCacttgaactgctctggaccatctcttgtttttaattggatattgtctctctcagtttatagatgttgttaatattagttgctttttactgtattagcttcatgcaggtgacatattcattttatggttgtgaatgattcttaataaatgtttttataccatctccaactcaattatcttttaatacagtccactactctttaattaaaaatcataacaccctcgattttttaacagtCTTGAATCTGCCAGGCAAGTGATTAAAAAGTTTAATGCCGTTATACAGTGGtgatttttggaattttgaagTCCTGTGAATTGGATATTCAAGAGTGTTCTTGTGTCTTGTGTCATGTTCATGGAACTCACAGCATTTTTTCAGATTGTCAAAGTTCTTCTTAACAAATAATAGAGTATTCAACATAAAGGTACAGggaaaactcaatattttgtATTGTATGAACTTGGGTCTACAGGACTCCCGGGGGTCCAAATCGAATATAAGGCGTATTAGTTTTTTCTGCGCAATGAAAACATCTTCCGCTAATGATGAACTTCCCCATAAAACTGAATTATAGCTCATATGGGAATACGCCAGTGAATAATAAACAACTAAGAGTGATTATCTAGGtagaatatttttcagttttttaacaGCATAAAATGCGCTGCTTAGTTTTTTACAGACAGAATTTGCTTGTTTCTGCCAATTCAATTgtttatcgattaaaattccCAAAAACTTCACGTGATCTGATGCTTTGATGTTACCAGTAGGAAGAGTTAGTTCAAATTCACACACCGAGCTCCTATTTTGAAAAAAGATCAAATCGGTCTTGTTGACATtcaatattattgaattttggtGGCACCACTCCAGGAAAGAACCAACAAGGATTTCGCAAATTCTCCTAAGTTCCGAGATATTTTGTGCTGACACAAGAAATGACGTATCGTCTGCGAATAAAATGATCCGAACAGCCAACAAAAGATTAGAGTAAGTTTTTAAGTACTCCGGCAGATCATTAACGAACAGGATGAACAGCAGCGGACCCAGCACAGATCCCTGTGGCACACCCATTTCTATTGGATACCGTCTCGATTTATGATGGCCCACTTGAACAAACAGCAATCGATCTCTCAGATAGTCCGACACCCAATCCAAGAAAACACCTCGAAAGCCAATATTATACAGTTTACTGAGGATGAAACTGAAGTCGAGACAGTCGAAAGCTCGAGACTCATCAAACAATAGCCCAGCGACCGGAACTCCAGCATCTAGGCACCCGTAAACGTATTCAACGAAGTCACCTGTTGCGAACTCTGTCGACTTGCCCACACGAAAGCCATGTTGCTGACTAGAAATCAAAGAAAATTTATCTAAAAATTTGATCATCCGCTTATGTATAACCTTCTCAAACACTTTCGATAGTGAACTGGTTATCGATATTGGACGATATTTGGCAACATTCTCCCTGGAATCCTTTTTATATATTGGAGTAACCTTTGATATTTTGAGTAGAGCAGGATATCTACCTGCAGTTACTGCTTTATTAATGAGGTGAGCAAAAGGTTCAGATATTTTATCCgccaaaattttcaacattctcACAGAAATCATATCATGACCGCTACTATTTCCCTTCTTTATTTGCTTTAGTATATCTGAAATTTCCTGATCTGTCACAGGGTAAAAGAAGAAGTTCTTATCTGTCATAACTTGGGTTGTACAAGAGAACGATCTCGCACTACCGTAATGTTCCTCAATACTAATACGGCCAATACTGGAAAAATACCCACCAAACATATCAGCCACTGTCTGGGGATCGGATATAATTGTACCATTATCACTCAAATTTATCTCCTGAGTAGCGGAGTTCTGGCTCGTTTCAGTCCTTACCAAATTCCAAACCGTTCTCGACCTATTCGTTGATGAATctaaaattttattgaagaaatctACCTTACTGGACCTAAGCAGCTCCTTATAGTTCTTTTTTGCCGCAATATAGAGGcagcctctccacctcttcaagaaatccggttacactaccagtgccatcaaaggagatgttccatttgtgtaccgggacagttggtactgttgatcgagactccggttccgatctggcaggtgttgtggtaattggccggtcagaatttatccacggggcaggtaagtgtgggaaagacacccttcgtgtggaattaacccatctactttgtgtcggaccctcaagtgttgttgtcccacagtcctgtgactgtgtgatgggtatcgctggtaattgtcgcagtaatgctctacatgtctgccttgtttcattcatgacctgttctaatgttgggttccttacaggtgtaccgatACGTGAAACATTGACTActgcaggaggatcgacaccatctcctaagtcgataagtgatgtctcaacctttgatatcctctccggttggatcggtgacatcccatTTGAATTGGGCACCTCCACATTCGAAAGAGACCTCTGATcacggttggatgtctgcggctgttcaggATTACTCTTCCTACGCAGTTCCTCCAGTGCTTtcaacgccttatctgtagtcgatttcatttgttcaatcaattgtaactgtgttgtgtttgcagtgacaataaagttcagcctgccttgaatgtgtattaatctggtgtaaattcgttagccgcattattatgatttcagtttattttgacagatctcaatctcggaggcggggttcaatgatgttgggggtagtagaggttcattagactgaagcacttgtGGTAGCAGattccgtttagtcatcacagtaccgggtatcgattgtcccctcagttgtaattagtatgtaagttcatcactgaagtccgaaaatattcgagaaattccGCACACAaacgcaagtcgtttcgtatagtccggaaaaattcccgaaattcgaatagcaccagaacgcacaggtcaaattccaaacagtctttcaagttcaatagccagaaaataaatcacaataattgactttcagcCTTCAGAAAAATcaatcggtaagtttcaacagtacaggtcaaaagaaaatagaaaacaggtagataggttatgaacagggtaataggtgattcactattgaaCCGacaggtaaatcacacctattaaattttaccaattgcgacaatgaATTTTTAATctttcaaagtccggaaatttactcaccttcaatgtgaaattaaaacagttcaattcaataaatcagaaataataagaaatcggaaataattttttctgatataacggcgtaataacagttcagttttcaacaactcaatacagtaatcggcagAGAAGaacaatcacaaattattttcaacggggttcaacagtaggaaaatttccaaaatatagtccaattcaattcacagtataacagttcaatacagagtggcagggaataaaacacagttcaagtttatttttcacagttttccgttcaagaaatagttactcactgtccggttaatttCTCTCAACTCAGTTGTTTCCtagtagattctgaacggtccctcctcgggcgccatttttgtaacgagttttcctcggtgtactcgagcgccagctattctgggagaatagcaaacctaccctggtagctactagccgaagacaaggttccttggtatctagggtgttagcaacgcccaatgatagtcaaaatcaacgtacacaacctttatttgtcgactcgtaaaaggggaacacaaatggcactttATAGTCTTTATAGTTAATTATATTTACACAAGCCCCCGTATAAATTTTAagtttaatttttatattttctatttgcAGTGTAATTGTCCAATCCTTATTGTGattattattttgatgtaactcATTAATACAATTTATAATAAAATCACCTTCTTGTACGTTGGAATCAccaataaaatttatatttcttattttacaGCAAGCAGCAAAATGATTCAATTTGCCACATTtcgaacacttttttctatatgCAAGGCATTTATTTATCGGATGTGAATATCCACAACGAGTACAATTCTTCATGTTTTTATTCATACCGCTCTCATCTCGCTGGTAGCGTCggtgttctgaaaatttcatctgggCCGCTGATTTGACCTTGGATGTCGATGCCTGTAGTCGAtgttttctggaattttcaCATCATCAACTTTGGTGGAACCATCCTCGAAAAGGTTTCCATTCTTCATTTATTCGCACTGCGATTTGGCACTTTCATACACTAAGCACAATTCTACTACTTTATTTAATTTCAAGTCAATGTTTTGTAATAATTTCTCTCGTAATGATTCACTTTTCACACCGATCACCAACATAGTTTTTATGagtccatcttcattttccggatgaaattcacaattcttagcagtatttttcaaaatggtTACAAATTGTTCAATTGTTTCGTGATTTTGTCGCAGGGTAAAAAACTTATATCGCTCaaagtcgacatttttctttGGTACGAAATACTGCTCGAATTTTGCAATTAGAGGttcaattttatcttttttggaGCCAGTGAATGAGAACGTATTGTAAATTTCTAGGCCCTCATCACCAATGGAGTAAATCAGCTTGGCACATTGAACAGCTTCCGGTTTTTCCGATGCTTCTGTTGCTATCagataatttaaaaatttctgttTCCACACCATCCAATTATGTGATGAATTTCCCTTCATCGGCATTGGTTCTAATTCCGGTTCGGCGTATCGGCGTATTCCAGTTCTGTCAGCGCCATCTCTTCCATCTCACCATCCGTCCATACGTTCTGTAATTGGTTTGATTCGGGaaaaagggtttaatctcgagcgccagctattcttttaatagggagaaatagcaaacccacccaggtacctaccagtcggagacagagttcgggtttatctaagatggtagcgataacaagtactttaaaaccgaatttattacaacaatctaacttacagtgaactatacagttatttccaagtcaagaaatatattcagctgatgaccaagttcaaaaatgaggaaaacagaaatgcaataacttgtcacggtgatcagaaagtgaaatcaatgaatcaaagaatattcaaatcaattatattcagtcaaactatcaggtattaaagcaAACAATTAACAGTagttactttgattccttctgagacaataacggatgtacggggtttatacaaaatttacagcaaccgggtgtctcagaaagatccaagtctctgtaatcggttaatttagcaatgggtttgatcccgagcacttccagtgattttcagtgtacaggccaatcagaatttgaaactatttaataaacgggacggggttgatgcagatgaaacacaatgcaacaatttacaggacaacggggtagtttatcgtggtctctccgtggcaaccttgggtgtacacgccaagcattaccagcagaaaaacttcgagacttctgccgattggtttctgtcaccagatagccaggcgagagaagtctgcggtaaacgggaaatctacacggaacacaacaggggtagtacggtataggttactgtggtctttctgtggcaaccttgggtgtcacacgccaagcattaccagtagaaaaacttcgagatttccgtcgactggtcttggttcaccagagaaccaggcgacagaagtctgcgttaaacagggggattaacaacaaggattaacacaattaaacaaataaaagaatgcaactttgaatcacgaagtatgcggtatcaagaaaagacttacagtttgttccggtacggtcacaccaccacttagcaaaaaataaagaaaagcaaaGGAAAACTCTAATACGAAGAAAGACCTCAAAATCATTGGGGTTTAGGTATGAGCAAAGTTCAAATAAACCTtagttgaaattttgatattgagAGTTTGGTTGGCCATTCAGATATCACTGTAGTGTATTATTACGAGATGATAGCTAACAGTATATTCTGATCAAAGATTAGAGACTAATCGTACATTATGATAGCAACATCTCTACGTTCAGAGCACCTGTCTATGGTAAAAAACAAATTAAAACAGATTCCAACATCGAAAAAAATGATCAGGATCAGGAAGGCGAATCTGAAGAAAAGCCTTTCAAGTGCGACCACTGCACCTATTCCGCTTATTATGAATGCCACGTCAAAGGCCACATCGATTCTGTCCATATGAAGCTGAAGCCGCACAAATGCGACCTTTGCGACCAGGCCTACTATCGCGGAAGCGACCTCAGAAGACACTTGGCCAAAATGAATTCCCGATTCGCTTGCGACGTGTGCGATCTGATCCTAGATCTCCAGGAGGAGGTGATATCGCACAAGGACGCCGAGCATTCCGGTCCTAAACCTTTCAAATGTCGTTTCTGCGAATACTCTGGACGTCGTAAGGCGGATTTGAACAAGCACGTGGCGCGCACTCATTCCGACCCGAAACAGTACGTGTGCGGTAAATGCGACTTTCAATCGGAGTGGAAATTGGCCCTCACCAAACACATAACATCCGCACATCCCGGTTCTGCGCAATACGACTGCGACGAATGCGACTTCACATCGACTCGTAAGAAGGATTTCGAGAGCCACTTACGTTCAGTTCATTCTGGTTCTTTGAGGTACAGCTGCGAAAAGTGTGATTACTCTTCGGCGAGGAAAAAGGATGTCAGGAGGCACGTGGATTCGGTTCACCCAAAATTCAAATGCGAGATATGCAAATATGTTTCGAATAAAGAGGAAGATTTCCGAACGCACCAAGATACAGTTCACAGAGAACGGAAACCTTACAATTGTCGCTTGTGTGAATTCGCTACCGACTGTGAGGATGATTTGGAAATACATAAAGATTCCGCACATTCCAAGCGGTACAAATGCGCCAGCTGTGATTTCTGTACGAAATGGAGGAAAGAGCTCAGGAAACACTTGGATGTCTTTCACACAGAAAAATATGAATGCGATTCGTGTGAATTCGTTACGAATCAAGAAACCGACCTCCAAGCGCACCGAGATTCCATTCATTGCGATCCTGACACTCTCGACTGCAATCTATGCGAGTATATTGCGAATTGCACGAGTGAcctgaaaaaacataaatcttCAGTTCATCCTGACGCCCACAAATATAAATGCGACAAATGCGACTACTCTGCAAAAAGGCAAAGATTTCTACTGAAACACATGGATTCTGCCCATCCTGAATCCGAACGCGATGTTGATTCAGATTCAGAAAACGATGCTGTTACTGACGATTCCGATACTGAGCATAAATGCGACCAATGTGATTACGTTACGAAATGGAGAAAAGATCTCAGGAGGCACGTAGACGCCGTTCATCTAAATCATAAGCCGAATAGGTGCCGGCTGTGCGACTTTTCAACGAAAGAAAGTTATAACCTCCAAAGGCACATCGATTCAGTCCATCGCAACGCTTGGACTTTCAAATGCGAGTCTTGCGACTACGCCGCCAGCCAAAAGAAGGACCTTGAGGCGCACGTGCAATCAGTGCACGAGAATTCGAAACTTTTCAAGTGTACCTTATGCGACTACTCTTGCAATCGTAAAAGATATCTTGACCAACACACCAATTCCGTCCATTTGAAGCTGTATCAGTACAAGTGTCCAGATTGCGTGTATTCTACTAATAGGAGGCACCATCTAGACAGGCATATCCAGTCGGTTCATTCAAACGCGAAGGAATTTCAGTGTCCCTTATGCGAGCACGCGACAAATCAAAAGGGCAATCTTAAAATCCACATGGATGCTGTTCACTCGAAAGCAAACCTGTTCAAGTGTCATATATGCGATTTTTGCACAGCATATAACACAGAACTCTTGGGGCATATAGATTCAGTTCATTTCAACGAGAAAAAACATGAGTGTGCATTTTGTGATTATAGAACGAATAGGATTGGAGATCTCAGAAAACATGTAAATTCCGTTCATTCAACCTCGCAGAATACTATAAAGTGTCAGTCGTGTGATTATACGACAAATTGTTCACGGAATCTTAAGAGGCATACAGATACCGTACATCAGGAAAACAAACCGTATAaatgtgaaatttgcaattatgCCACAGCTCACAAAAATAATCTCAAGAATCATGTGAATTCTGTTCATAAGTGTCACTTATGCGACTTTACCGCAGATCATGACGATGATTTAGGAAGGCATTTCGGCACTGTTCATCCTGATTTAGAGCTGTTTAAGTGTGATTTGTGTAAATATGTCGCAACTAGGAAAAACCATCTTAAACGACATTTACTTTCTTTCCACCCACAAATATGACATTTTAATATAAcataaatatttttacattctcAAATCTCATTTCGTCCAATAACCAGCATTTCGGATGATCTGGATTCTTCATTATTACATATGCTAATTgatcttttatttttttgaattttttgtaccaataatattattttaatcTTTGAAGTTTGTGAAAATAAAAGTTCTTTCTCGTTAATCTATTACAATTATTGTGATATGGCCAATAATTGGTGAAATCGATAATTAAACTGAAAACTGCATTACCTCATTTTCGCTAAGAATGAGTTATTTCCACCACATGTGAATACACGATATAGAGGGTGTCCCAAGGTGAGTGGTGGTCTATCCGACGTTTACGGACAACGGATATAAtagaattgttctgaaaatttgggtattatacagggtgtttcatgagtggttggccatagcctaatggtgaatgcaggtcattcaggcctttcagaaaagttgcttgttttgtatcttaaagctattagtttcggactttcggagatacggggtgattcatgaatattggcctaaattttCGATAGTCATAACTCTGGACGgcaaggtccgattttgatcaaattttatggctttttttttaaatatcatgttttttctttcaagcctcaaaatctatattttttacatccctctCAGAAATTGCGTTATTggcatgaaaaactacataatttattctaagaaattcaattttcactttccaTGGCACACTTATATTGTCACAAGGGAAGAGAAACAGGacgaatttatatttcattttggatAATTGTGTAGTCGACTGTTTAATTGAACTAAGATTTGGAGTTTATTGGGACAGCACTCAATAAAAAAAGTGGTCACTTTTTTTCTAATACTCCAGCTTTCGGAATGATTTTATTCCTTCCTCGGGAGCAGCTGTGAAACAATTGAACATTTAATATCACATTGTTTACTACTTACGTCACTTACAAAATTTAGggctttttgttttttcaatgtttCGAATTCGATGTGATACTGCACCATTACATTACATATCAATGAAGGTTTATCACGAATATTCTCTCTTATATAATGTCAGCACTATTTGAACTAACGATTCCAATAAACTATGTTAAAACTTGTTTTATTGACTGCTCTCCCAATAAACCCCAAATcttagtttagattttatgtcatttttttgaaatgcgGTCCTGTGTTTATTTCCTGGGTGATAATATTCATTGTCCCAAAAGACAATCGACAAATCGAGATTCTGAActatttcaaattctgttcaattctttttcGTTTTAAACCCTCaacacatactgagtgttcgtgaaAAAGTTAttaaaagtatgcaaagtcgagctgtgagCTGTACACTCAGTGGGAACCGAGGGTTTAAGATGAAAAAAAAGACAGAAAAAGAATTCTTTGATGTTTTCCACCACTTCTGATGTCCTCTGTATCAATTCATTATATTCTTTTGCTTTGATAAGAAtatttgtgtcatctgcataatttgTCAAAGATGTGAAGTTCTTATTCCTGATACAATCTTCAATATCATTGAGATAGATAATGAATAATAGTGGCCCCAAAATATTTCCTTGTGGTACTCCTAGTTTCAGTTCTTCAGCATCTGATAAAGCTTGCCCTTCAGGTTTCTCTATGTAAACGTATTGTTTTCTATTTTGTAGATATGAATTTATCAGATCAGATGACTTGTCTCTCACCCCAAGTTGTTCCATTTTATGCACTAGATGTTGATGTGATAGGCTATCAAAAGCTTTTGATAGGTCTAGGAAAATGCCCATGGTCAGATCTTTTTCTTCAAATGCCTCCACTATCTCTACTATGAAATCATAAATGGCAGTATTTGTTGATTTTCCCTCGGATTTTCCTTTAATATAGGCATGTTGTGAGGATGCTAATATATCTTTCTCCAAGAGAAATTCCAGAAGTTGATCTGCAATtatcaattcaaatattttcgaaaaggaTGGTAATATACTAACCGGCCTATAATTAGACATTTCATTAGCATCTCCTTTCTTATAAATCGGTATTACCTTTGCTTCTTTTAATTGCTGTGGGAATATTCCATAGGTTAGCATATTGTTGATAATATATGTTAGTGGTTGAAGTATTAAGTCTATGGAGCTCTTGATAACTCTATTAGAAATACCATCTATGCCACAACTATCTTTATTTTTTAACTTGGAACAAGCCAATAGCACCTCATTCTCA carries:
- the LOC123322387 gene encoding zinc finger protein 845-like, translated to MKLKPHKCDLCDQAYYRGSDLRRHLAKMNSRFACDVCDLILDLQEEVISHKDAEHSGPKPFKCRFCEYSGRRKADLNKHVARTHSDPKQYVCGKCDFQSEWKLALTKHITSAHPGSAQYDCDECDFTSTRKKDFESHLRSVHSGSLRYSCEKCDYSSARKKDVRRHVDSVHPKFKCEICKYVSNKEEDFRTHQDTVHRERKPYNCRLCEFATDCEDDLEIHKDSAHSKRYKCASCDFCTKWRKELRKHLDVFHTEKYECDSCEFVTNQETDLQAHRDSIHCDPDTLDCNLCEYIANCTSDLKKHKSSVHPDAHKYKCDKCDYSAKRQRFLLKHMDSAHPESERDVDSDSENDAVTDDSDTEHKCDQCDYVTKWRKDLRRHVDAVHLNHKPNRCRLCDFSTKESYNLQRHIDSVHRNAWTFKCESCDYAASQKKDLEAHVQSVHENSKLFKCTLCDYSCNRKRYLDQHTNSVHLKLYQYKCPDCVYSTNRRHHLDRHIQSVHSNAKEFQCPLCEHATNQKGNLKIHMDAVHSKANLFKCHICDFCTAYNTELLGHIDSVHFNEKKHECAFCDYRTNRIGDLRKHVNSVHSTSQNTIKCQSCDYTTNCSRNLKRHTDTVHQENKPYKCEICNYATAHKNNLKNHVNSVHKCHLCDFTADHDDDLGRHFGTVHPDLELFKCDLCKYVATRKNHLKRHLLSFHPQI